In Pseudomonas lalkuanensis, the following are encoded in one genomic region:
- a CDS encoding helix-turn-helix domain-containing protein — protein MNTLGSRIAHYRKLKGLSQQALANECGWESQSRIGNYERDTREPSFEDLRRIAKALEVSLNDLLNPVMQIAESEEGRYDPEQNLSPRSRQVLDRLTLAATEGRLVEQDLILLEQIARRLEKRED, from the coding sequence ATGAATACGCTTGGATCGCGCATTGCGCACTACAGAAAGCTGAAAGGACTCTCTCAGCAGGCCCTGGCCAACGAGTGCGGGTGGGAATCCCAGTCCCGGATCGGCAACTACGAGCGGGACACCCGCGAGCCCTCGTTCGAAGACCTCAGGCGAATCGCCAAAGCGCTGGAGGTATCGCTCAACGACCTGCTCAATCCCGTCATGCAGATCGCCGAATCCGAAGAGGGTCGTTACGACCCGGAACAGAACCTCAGCCCCCGCTCACGCCAGGTGCTCGATCGCCTCACGCTTGCCGCCACCGAAGGCCGGCTGGTCGAGCAGGACCTGATCCTGCTGGAACAGATCGCCCGTCGCCTGGAAAAGCGCGAAGACTGA
- a CDS encoding methyl-accepting chemotaxis protein, whose translation MNGSITGFFNDLSVRQKLLTGFGLVLAITLLVAWTSWRALEGALHRFDILLRVNDIDTKLYLVRQHEKDFIIRSDEQAIRNALQIIGEIQGIADNTLQVMTIPRTIDLMKQIQTDLGQYQRNLTGLEDMEKNKRSAQQNMEQAAREALKQFDELEQHLTQAALVQIRQNGDEDSIRALESATHASGMAKDMLTARRHEKDFVMRGDDQYADKLNALFNTLDSRASDLAGRISDPGAREDLDSARKQIERYRSEFANLRQSIQLHADSESEMATRASDISDSSTDALNIQMQLLEADARKAKTILITAAAIGFVVGLLSAFVIAQLIVTPLRQAVQQARKVAAGDLTSDIHSNRKDELGQLMQAMQDMTESLRSLLKRLSSGIEQLATAAEEMSAVTEQTSAGVTQQKMETEQVATAMNEMVATVQDVARNAESAADSAGHADRQAQHGTAVVQQAIERIEHLARAIEQSAGAIERLKHDSTNIGTVLDVIKSIAEQTNLLALNAAIEAARAGEAGRGFAVVADEVRALARRTQESTTQIEKLVSTLQDGAQGAVDMMGRSQTQAGHTVEAAKEAGTALQAINRSVSDIQQLNQQIATAAEQQSAVAEEINRSVTSIRDVAEQSAAATEETSAASIDLARLGGELQTEVNRFRLA comes from the coding sequence ATGAACGGCTCCATCACAGGCTTTTTCAACGACCTCAGCGTCCGTCAGAAGCTGCTCACCGGATTCGGCCTGGTGCTGGCCATCACCCTGCTGGTGGCCTGGACCAGCTGGCGCGCTCTGGAAGGCGCCCTGCACCGCTTCGACATCCTGCTGCGGGTGAACGACATCGACACCAAGCTGTATCTGGTTCGCCAGCACGAGAAGGATTTCATCATCCGCAGCGACGAGCAGGCCATCCGCAATGCACTGCAGATAATCGGCGAAATCCAGGGCATCGCCGACAACACCCTGCAGGTAATGACCATCCCCAGGACCATCGACCTGATGAAGCAGATTCAGACCGATCTCGGCCAGTATCAGCGGAATCTGACCGGCCTGGAGGACATGGAGAAGAACAAGCGCAGCGCGCAGCAGAACATGGAGCAGGCCGCCCGCGAGGCGCTCAAGCAGTTCGACGAGTTGGAGCAGCACCTGACCCAGGCGGCCCTGGTGCAGATTCGCCAAAACGGCGACGAGGACAGCATCCGCGCGCTGGAAAGCGCGACCCACGCGTCCGGCATGGCAAAGGACATGCTCACCGCGCGGCGCCACGAGAAGGACTTCGTCATGCGCGGCGACGACCAGTACGCCGACAAGCTCAACGCCCTGTTCAACACCCTGGACAGCCGGGCCAGCGACCTGGCCGGGCGGATCAGCGATCCCGGCGCCCGCGAAGACCTCGACTCGGCGCGCAAGCAGATCGAGCGCTATCGCAGCGAATTCGCCAACTTGCGCCAGAGCATCCAGCTCCACGCCGATTCCGAATCCGAAATGGCCACCCGCGCCTCCGACATTTCCGACTCGTCCACCGACGCACTCAACATCCAGATGCAGCTGCTGGAAGCCGACGCCCGCAAGGCCAAGACCATCCTCATCACCGCAGCCGCCATCGGTTTCGTGGTGGGATTGCTGTCCGCCTTCGTCATCGCCCAACTGATCGTCACCCCCCTGCGCCAGGCCGTGCAGCAGGCACGCAAGGTGGCGGCAGGCGACCTGACCTCGGACATCCACAGCAACCGCAAGGATGAGCTGGGTCAACTGATGCAGGCCATGCAGGACATGACCGAAAGCCTGCGCAGCCTGCTCAAGCGCCTCAGCAGCGGAATCGAGCAATTGGCCACCGCCGCCGAGGAAATGTCCGCTGTCACCGAGCAGACCAGCGCCGGCGTGACCCAGCAGAAGATGGAAACCGAGCAGGTGGCCACCGCCATGAACGAGATGGTCGCCACCGTGCAGGATGTCGCCCGCAATGCCGAGTCCGCCGCCGACTCCGCTGGCCACGCCGACCGCCAGGCGCAGCACGGTACAGCCGTCGTCCAGCAAGCCATCGAACGCATCGAACACCTCGCCCGGGCCATCGAGCAATCCGCCGGTGCCATCGAGCGGCTCAAGCACGACAGCACCAACATCGGCACCGTGCTCGACGTGATCAAAAGCATTGCCGAGCAGACCAACCTGCTCGCCCTCAATGCCGCCATCGAAGCGGCGCGGGCCGGGGAAGCCGGCCGTGGATTCGCCGTGGTGGCCGACGAAGTGCGCGCCCTCGCCCGCCGCACCCAGGAATCCACCACTCAGATAGAAAAGCTGGTCAGCACCTTGCAGGACGGCGCCCAGGGCGCGGTGGACATGATGGGCCGCAGCCAGACCCAGGCCGGTCACACCGTGGAAGCCGCAAAGGAGGCCGGCACTGCGCTGCAGGCCATCAACCGCTCGGTGTCCGACATCCAGCAACTCAACCAGCAGATCGCCACCGCCGCCGAACAGCAAAGCGCCGTGGCCGAGGAAATCAATCGCAGCGTCACCAGCATCCGCGACGTGGCCGAACAATCCGCCGCCGCCACCGAAGAAACCTCCGCCGCGAGCATCGACCTCGCCCGCCTTGGCGGCGAACTGCAGACCGAAGTCAATCGCTTCCGACTGGCCTGA